One Microvirga thermotolerans DNA window includes the following coding sequences:
- a CDS encoding DUF2460 domain-containing protein, which translates to MPSDFHEVRFPLDVSLGSRGGPVRRTDIVTLASGREHRNSRWAHSRRRYDAGLGVRSIDALHAVIAFFEERRGRLIGFRFRDRTDWRSGPPSRLPTPLDQHIGTGDGATRQFRLVKTYGTGQDPYRRIIAKPDGATVRVALDGVEQAPGPGFSCDPTTGLVSFPAPPAAGVAITAGFAFDVPVRFDTDELDIDLSAFDAGAIPQIPLIEIVP; encoded by the coding sequence ATGCCTTCCGATTTTCACGAGGTGCGCTTTCCCCTCGACGTCAGCCTCGGCAGCCGGGGCGGGCCGGTGCGGCGCACCGACATCGTCACGCTCGCCTCCGGCCGCGAGCATCGCAACAGCCGGTGGGCCCATTCCCGCCGCCGGTACGATGCGGGTCTCGGCGTGCGCAGCATCGATGCCCTGCACGCGGTCATCGCCTTCTTCGAGGAGCGGCGGGGGCGCCTCATCGGCTTCCGCTTCCGCGACCGCACCGACTGGCGCTCCGGCCCGCCCTCGCGGCTGCCGACGCCGCTCGACCAGCACATCGGCACCGGCGACGGCGCCACGCGGCAGTTCCGGCTCGTCAAGACCTACGGAACGGGTCAGGATCCATACCGGCGCATCATCGCGAAACCGGACGGGGCCACCGTACGCGTCGCCCTCGACGGGGTGGAGCAGGCGCCGGGACCCGGCTTCTCCTGCGACCCGACCACCGGCCTCGTGTCGTTTCCGGCGCCGCCTGCCGCGGGCGTGGCGATCACCGCCGGGTTCGCCTTCGACGTGCCCGTGCGCTTCGATACCGACGAACTCGATATCGACCTGTCCGCCTTCGACGCCGGCGCGATTCCGCAGATCCCGCTGATCGAGATCGTGCCGTAA
- a CDS encoding DUF2163 domain-containing protein: MRTIPTGLAAHLAQGATTLCRCWKLTRRDGLSFGFTDHDRDLAFGGTVFAARSGLEAAEATSELGFAVGGGEVSGALFSAGLTEDDIASGLYDDASVETWLVNWGNVEERLLLDIGSIGEIRRADGSFVAEVRGLMHRLDEERGRLFRATCSADLGDARCGISLSSSTYSDTGTVTRTDGTLAVAASGIGFADGWCTGGRLTWLTGANAGVSVEVKVHRAVGGTDEFDLWQRAPQAIAVGDTFRVTAGCDKTHATCRDKFRNAVNFRGFPHMPGNDFIIRMPRQGEPGLDGGSFFR, from the coding sequence ATGCGAACCATTCCGACCGGTCTCGCCGCCCATCTCGCGCAAGGGGCGACGACCCTGTGCCGTTGCTGGAAGCTCACGCGCCGCGACGGGCTGAGCTTCGGCTTCACCGACCACGACCGCGACCTCGCCTTCGGCGGCACCGTGTTCGCCGCGCGCTCGGGCCTCGAGGCGGCGGAGGCGACCTCGGAGCTCGGCTTCGCGGTCGGAGGAGGGGAGGTGTCCGGCGCCCTCTTCTCCGCCGGTCTCACGGAGGACGACATCGCATCGGGCCTCTACGACGACGCAAGCGTCGAGACCTGGCTCGTGAACTGGGGCAATGTGGAAGAGCGGCTCCTCCTCGACATCGGCTCCATCGGCGAGATCCGCCGTGCCGACGGCAGCTTCGTTGCGGAGGTGAGGGGGCTCATGCACCGGCTCGACGAGGAGCGCGGGCGCCTGTTCCGCGCCACCTGCTCGGCGGACCTGGGCGATGCGCGGTGCGGCATCTCCCTTTCGTCCTCCACCTATTCGGACACGGGAACCGTGACCCGCACGGACGGGACGCTCGCCGTCGCCGCCTCCGGCATCGGCTTCGCCGACGGCTGGTGCACGGGCGGGCGCCTGACATGGCTCACGGGGGCGAATGCGGGCGTGTCCGTGGAGGTGAAGGTGCACCGCGCGGTCGGCGGAACCGACGAGTTCGACCTGTGGCAGCGCGCGCCGCAGGCCATCGCCGTGGGCGACACGTTCCGCGTCACGGCGGGCTGCGACAAGACCCACGCCACCTGCCGCGACAAGTTCAGGAACGCGGTCAACTTCCGCGGCTTCCCGCACATGCCGGGCAACGACTTCATCATCCGCATGCCGCGTCAGGGAGAGCCGGGCCTCGACGGCGGCAGCTTCTTCCGGTGA
- a CDS encoding NlpC/P60 family protein yields the protein MPSPTVIVAAARSWIGTPYRHQASVKGAGCDCLGLLRGVWRETMGAEPELPPPYAPDWAEAGGERLLMAARRHLVETDGDAVAAGDVLLFRWREGLPAKHCAIATSPGTMVHAHDGACVAEVAFRPWWRRHLAHVFRFPV from the coding sequence ATGCCCTCACCGACCGTCATCGTCGCCGCAGCACGCTCGTGGATCGGCACGCCGTACCGTCACCAGGCTTCCGTGAAGGGTGCCGGCTGCGACTGTCTCGGCCTGCTGCGCGGGGTCTGGCGGGAGACGATGGGGGCCGAGCCGGAGCTGCCGCCGCCCTACGCGCCCGACTGGGCCGAGGCCGGCGGCGAAAGGCTGCTCATGGCCGCCCGCCGGCATCTCGTCGAGACCGACGGCGACGCCGTCGCGGCGGGCGACGTGCTGCTCTTCCGCTGGCGCGAAGGATTGCCCGCCAAGCACTGCGCCATCGCCACCTCTCCCGGAACCATGGTGCATGCCCATGACGGGGCATGCGTTGCCGAAGTCGCCTTTCGTCCGTGGTGGCGCCGCCACCTCGCCCATGTCTTCCGCTTTCCCGTCTGA
- a CDS encoding YdcH family protein, with translation MTMTPNLADDFPGQADRIHRLKTGNAHFARLYDEYDELNRTIQRVESRVEPTTEDVEEELKRRRVKLKDEIAAMLAAEKD, from the coding sequence ATGACGATGACCCCGAACCTGGCCGACGACTTTCCCGGCCAGGCCGACCGCATCCACCGGCTGAAGACCGGCAACGCGCATTTCGCCCGGCTCTACGACGAGTACGACGAGCTCAACCGCACCATCCAGCGCGTGGAAAGCCGCGTGGAGCCCACCACGGAGGACGTGGAGGAGGAGCTGAAGCGCCGCCGGGTGAAGCTCAAGGACGAGATCGCGGCCATGCTGGCCGCCGAGAAGGACTGA